DNA sequence from the candidate division WOR-3 bacterium genome:
AAAAAAGAAAACTCGAAAACCGACAATATTTACAGAGAAAAAATAAATGAAATAAAAATAGCGGTATCAGAAATCGAAAAAAAAGAAATCAAACCTTTTGACGACTATCTGCTGAAGCTCTCAAAAAAAATTTTAGAAGCCGCCGAAATAGAGAGTAAAGTATGTCCGGCTTACTTTCTGAAAAGTCATTTCGAAGACCTGAAAAAGGACAATGAGACCATGTATTCTCACAGGCTTCCTTCCAATTTCGGAACAAGTTACGAAGAACTCGAATTTTCATCAAAAATTTTTGGCGAGGAAAAGGCGAAGCTTCTCGCTTTTTTCTGTAACGAAATTAACAAAAATCTCAATTACTGTTTCTATAACAAAAGATTTGCGATCGTCAGCGGTCTGAAAAAACTCGTCGATCTTTACAGTGTTTCAAGAAGCGGAGAAATCACAGCAGAAAAAATAAGGCAAATCGTTTTGTCTGACATCGCTGAAACAAACATAGAACAAATGAAACAGTTTATGACAGAGCAATTCGATCCTTCTTACAAGCTATGTCACGACATCGTCACGGGTAGTGATTTGTCTGATGTAAAATATCTCTTCAGTTACGGCAAGTACATATCAGAAAACGAAATTAAGATGGCGGATTTTTTGTCGGAATATTCGGAAAAAAAACTCGAAATGCTCGCCGATCAGATTGTCGGTTCTTATATCAGAAGCTTTAAAGGTTCCGGGAAATCTTACCAGGGCAAACCTTACGTCCTGCTGTTCGGAGCCGTAGGTCTTGAAGCGCTTTTGAAACACTTGCTTAAAAAGCTCGAAGAAAAGAAATTTAAAGCCCTCTTTTACGACATGTTTTCTACTGACATAAACAAACAGATGAAATATGATTTCAGGTTCAGCAACAGTCTTTATCTCGACGAGGAATACGTCGATTTTATGATTAGCTCCACCGAAAAGCTGATGCCTGAATTCAAAGATATATTTTCTGAAGTTTCCGGAATGATACACGTGGCTAAATTCGGAGAAAGCCCGTTCAAACCCGCCATAAAAAAGGTAAAATACGAACTGACGGAAGAACAGCAGGAACTGAACAGAAGGATTCAGGCGGAGATAATGCAGATAAGAGAGAAGTATCTGCCAATGTCTTCTATAAGTTTCACTATTATAGCTTTCCCGTCACCTGAGATAGGCGGAAACTTCAAAGAGATATTCTCCGACATAATAGATATCAATCTCCTCCAAGCCGAAAAATACGAAATGATCCAGAAAAAAATAATTGACGCACTTGACAGTGGAAATTATATTAGCGTGAAAGGAACTGAAGGCAACAGAACCGACATAAAGATAGCTCTCAAACGCCTGGAAAATCCTGAAAAGCAGACTAACTTCGTCAATTGCGGTGCAGACATGAACATTCCCGTAGGTGAAGTTTTCACTTCTCCGGTGCTAAAGGGAACATCGGGAGTGCTTCATGTCAAAGAAGCCTTTCTCAATAATTTGAGATTTGTTGACCTCGAACTTGTTTTCGAAGACGGATACATAACTTCTTACAATTGCGCCAATTTTTCCAGTCCCGAAGAAAACAAAAAATATGTAAAAGAAAATCTCCTTTTTCCCCATGAAACTCTGCCGATGGGTGAATTCGCAATCGGCACGAACACACTCGCGTACGTCAAGGCGAAAAAACACAAAATAACACACCTTCTGCCTGTTTTGATTATAGAGAAGATGGGGCCTCACTTTGCTATCGGCGACACGTGTTTTTCGCATCAGGAAGACATGAGGCACTTCAACGAATGTGACGGCAAGGAAATGATGGCTAAGGAAAATGAAAGGTCGGCGATACGCAAAGAAGACATGAAAAAAGCTTATTTCTTCAAACACACCGACATTACATTGCCTTTCGAGGAAATTGCCTGCATAAAAGCTGTAGGAGAAGCTTCGGAAGTCTGCGTGATAAAAGACGGACGGTTCGTCTTAGAAGGGACTGAGGAGTTAAATTCGGTCTTCGAATAAATCATTCTCCGACATGTCAACTACTTTGCAGGCTTCTTGGAGAGTGCTGACGTGAGAGGCAGCTATTTTCAGGTTTTTTGAATTTTTCAAGCCTTTATAATACCACAGCAAATGTTTTCTCATAATCGTAATCCCCCGTTCCTCACCGTAAAATTCAACCATCAGACGGCAGTGTTCCTTGATCAATTCGTTTCTTTCGCCTTTTGAGTACTGTTTCTCCCTAAAAATCCAGGGATTGCCTCTTGCCGCCCTGCCTATCATAACACCTGCAAAGGATCCTGAAGATCCCAAAAAAATTGCTTTTTCGTAGGAATCCACGTCGCCGTTACCGATGACGGGAATTTCCGAATTTTCTGAAATATATTTAAGCGTTTCCCAGTCGGCTTTTACAGAATAATTTTGAAGTGCGGTTCGGCCGTGAATTTTGATGAGAACTAGACCGATTCCATGCAAAGCTGAAAGAATTTCGTCATATATGGGCGCGTCAAATCCAATTCTCGTCTTGAGCGTGACCGGAAATTTCGATTCTTCAACAGTCGCCTCGGCGCAGGACCTCAGTTTCGTCAAATCTTTCAAAAGCGCCGCTCCGTTGCAGGATTTGATTATTTTTCGCGCCGGACACCCGGCGTTAAGTTCAATGAAATCGGGATAAAGAGGATTTACAAGAGAGACCGCTTTTCTGATTTTAGACGGATCTGAACCGGCTATCTGAACGGTTACCGGTCTTTCCTCATCTGCAAAAGACGCTTTTTGCAGATATTTTTTCGGATTAGACGTTATTCCCTGAACAGGTATCATCTCCGTGGTTACGTGAGAAGCCCCGCAACGGCGGCAGATAATTCTGAAAGGTCTGTCTGAAATACCGTCAAGAGGAGCGAGTTCTATTCTCATCTTTGGACATCAGGCCGTAAAAAGAAAAACCCATTGCCGAGAGTACTACGACGGACAACACAATCGCTCCTGCCCAGCCGATTTTAGAAAGCAGAAGGG
Encoded proteins:
- a CDS encoding tRNA-dihydrouridine synthase, whose translation is MRIELAPLDGISDRPFRIICRRCGASHVTTEMIPVQGITSNPKKYLQKASFADEERPVTVQIAGSDPSKIRKAVSLVNPLYPDFIELNAGCPARKIIKSCNGAALLKDLTKLRSCAEATVEESKFPVTLKTRIGFDAPIYDEILSALHGIGLVLIKIHGRTALQNYSVKADWETLKYISENSEIPVIGNGDVDSYEKAIFLGSSGSFAGVMIGRAARGNPWIFREKQYSKGERNELIKEHCRLMVEFYGEERGITIMRKHLLWYYKGLKNSKNLKIAASHVSTLQEACKVVDMSENDLFEDRI
- a CDS encoding aminopeptidase, translating into KKENSKTDNIYREKINEIKIAVSEIEKKEIKPFDDYLLKLSKKILEAAEIESKVCPAYFLKSHFEDLKKDNETMYSHRLPSNFGTSYEELEFSSKIFGEEKAKLLAFFCNEINKNLNYCFYNKRFAIVSGLKKLVDLYSVSRSGEITAEKIRQIVLSDIAETNIEQMKQFMTEQFDPSYKLCHDIVTGSDLSDVKYLFSYGKYISENEIKMADFLSEYSEKKLEMLADQIVGSYIRSFKGSGKSYQGKPYVLLFGAVGLEALLKHLLKKLEEKKFKALFYDMFSTDINKQMKYDFRFSNSLYLDEEYVDFMISSTEKLMPEFKDIFSEVSGMIHVAKFGESPFKPAIKKVKYELTEEQQELNRRIQAEIMQIREKYLPMSSISFTIIAFPSPEIGGNFKEIFSDIIDINLLQAEKYEMIQKKIIDALDSGNYISVKGTEGNRTDIKIALKRLENPEKQTNFVNCGADMNIPVGEVFTSPVLKGTSGVLHVKEAFLNNLRFVDLELVFEDGYITSYNCANFSSPEENKKYVKENLLFPHETLPMGEFAIGTNTLAYVKAKKHKITHLLPVLIIEKMGPHFAIGDTCFSHQEDMRHFNECDGKEMMAKENERSAIRKEDMKKAYFFKHTDITLPFEEIACIKAVGEASEVCVIKDGRFVLEGTEELNSVFE